A genomic region of Castor canadensis chromosome 16, mCasCan1.hap1v2, whole genome shotgun sequence contains the following coding sequences:
- the Ppp2r1a gene encoding serine/threonine-protein phosphatase 2A 65 kDa regulatory subunit A alpha isoform: MAAADGDDSLYPIAVLIDELRNEDVQLRLNSIKKLSTIALALGVERTRSELLPFLTDTIYDEDEVLLALAEQLGTFTGLVGGPEYVHCLLPPLESLATVEETVVRDKAVESLRAISHEHSPSDLEAHFVPLVKRLAGGDWFTSRTSACGLFSVCYPRVSSAVKAELRQYFRNLCSDDTPMVRRAAASKLGEFAKVLELDNVKSEIIPMFSNLASDEQDSVRLLAVEACVNIAQLLPQEDLEALVMPTLRQAAEDKSWRVRYMVADKFTELQKAVGPEITKTDLVPAFQNLMKDCEAEVRAAASHKVKEFCENLSADCRENVIMTQILPCIKELVSDANQHVKSALASVIMGLSPILGKDNTIEHLLPLFLAQLKDECPEVRLNIISNLDCVNEVIGIRQLSQSLLPAIVELAEDAKWRVRLAIIEYMPLLAGQLGVEFFDEKLNSLCMAWLVDHVYAIREAATSNLKKLVEKFGKEWAHATIIPKVLAMSGDPNYLHRMTTLFCINVLSEVCGQDITTKHMLPTVLRMAGDPVANVRFNVAKSLQKIGPILDNSTLQSEVKPILEKLTQDQDVDVKYFAQEALTVLSLA; this comes from the exons ATGGCGGCGGCCGACGGCGACGACTCGCTTTATCCCATTGCGGTGCTCATAGACGAGCTCCGCAACGAGGATGTTCAG CTTCGCCTCAATAGCATCAAGAAGCTGTCCACCATTGCCTTGGCCCTTGGGGTTGAAAGGACCCGAAGCGAGCTCCTGCCCTTCCTTACAG ACACCATCTATGATGAAGATGAGGTTCTGTTGGCCCTGGCGGAACAACTGGGAACATTCACTGGTCTGGTGGGAGGCCCAGAGTATGTACACTGCCTGCTG CCACCCTTGGAGTCACTGGCCACAGTGGAGGAAACAGTGGTGCGGGACAAAGCTGTGGAGTCCTTGCGGGCCATCTCGCATGAGCACTCACCATCAGACCTGGAGGCCCACTTCGTGCCACTGGTGAAGCGTCTGGCGGGTGGCGACTGGTTCACCTCCCGCACCTCTGCCTGCGGCCTCTTCTCTGTCTGCTACCCCCGAGTGTCCAGTGCTGTGAAGGCAGAACTTCGACA GTACTTCCGGAACCTGTGCTCAGATGACACCCCCATGGTGCGGCGGGCCGCAGCCTCCAAGCTGGGGGAGTTTGCCAAGGTGCTGGAGCTGGACAATGTCAAGAGTGAGATCATCCCCATGTTCTCCAACCTGGCCTCTGATGAGCAG gaCTCGGTGCGGCTGCTGGCGGTGGAGGCATGTGTGAACATTGCTCAGCTACTGCCTCAGGAGGATCTGGAGGCCTTGGTGATGCCCACTCTGCGTCAGGCTGCTGAGGACAAGTCCTGGCGCGTCCGGTACATGGTGGCTGACAAGTTCACGGAG CTCCAGAAAGCCGTGGGGCCTGAGATCACTAAGACAGACCTTGTACCTGCCTTCCAGAACCTTATGAAAGACTGTGAGGCCGAGGTGAGGGCTGCAGCCTCCCACAAGGTCAAAG AGTTCTGTGAAAATCTCTCAGCTGACTGTCGGGAAAATGTGATCATGACCCAGATCTTGCCATGCATCAAG gAACTGGTATCGGACGCCAACCAACATGTAAAGTCAGCCCTGGCCTCAGTCATCATGGGCCTGTCTCCCATCCTGGGCAAAGACAACACCATTGAGCACCTCTTGCCCCTCTTCCTAGCTCAGCTGAAAGATGAG TGCCCTGAGGTGCGGCTGAACATCATCTCCAACCTGGACTGTGTGAACGAGGTGATCGGCATTCGGCAGCTCTCTCAGTCACTGCTCCCGGCCATTGTGGAGCTGGCTGAGGATGCCAAGTGGCGAGTGCGGCTGGCCATCATTGAGTACATGCCCTTGCTGGCTGGACAGCTG GGAGTGGAATTCTTTGATGAGAAACTCAATTCCTTGTGCATGGCCTGGCTGGTGGATCATG TCTATGCTATCCGTGAGGCGGCCACCAGCAACCTGAAGAAGCTGGTAGAGAAGTTCGGGAAGGAGTGGGCCCATGCCACTATCATCCCCAAGGTCTTGGCCATGTCTGGGGACCCCAACTACCTTCACCGAATGACTACGCTCTTCTGCATCAAC GTCCTCTCCGAAGTTTGCGGACAGGACATCACCACCAAGCACATGCTGCCCACAGTTCTGCGTATGGCTGGGGACCCGGTCGCCAATGTCCGCTTCAATGTGGCTAAGTCCCTACAGAAGATAGGACCCATCCTTGACAACAG